In the genome of Lynx canadensis isolate LIC74 chromosome X, mLynCan4.pri.v2, whole genome shotgun sequence, one region contains:
- the LOC115507643 gene encoding putative MAGE domain-containing protein MAGEA13P: MSHSESQSHELEVGLKAQREAQGLVNAQVPATEEKETASSPLSPLIQGAPEAVPAAGNPGVLQQSGEACSSSPAVEATLSSKSNEGSGRPRRDAGASQAPPDPAILPDDVLDEMVAKLLQFLSGKYVAKKPITKAEMLKSIKEHKNHFPVIFKKACECMEIVFGLEVKEVDPINHSYVLIKTLDLTYDGMLSDDQGMPKTGLLILILGVIFMEGDHAPEDKIWRVLSEIGVYAGRKDFIYGEPRKLITEDLVQEKYLVYQQVPHSDPPRYELLWGPRAHAETSKMKVLQFFSKVTGTDPTSFPYWYGEALRDERERARATVATTDGTTVTASEGSSVPSGSFSRPE; encoded by the coding sequence ATGTCTCACAGTGAGAGTCAGAGCCACGAGCTTGAAGTAGGCCTTAAGGCCCAAAGAGAGGCTCAGGGCCTGGTAAATGCACAGGTTCCTGCAACTGAGGAGAAGGAAactgcctcttctcccctctctcctttgaTCCAGGGGGCCCCAGAGGCGGTGCCTGCTGCTGGAAACCCGGGTGTCCTCCAGCAGTCGGGGGAAGCCTGCTCTTCCTCCCCCGCCGTCGAAGCCACTCTATCGAGCAAATCAAATGAGGGCTCCGGCCGCCCAAGACGGGATGCAGGTGCCTCCCAGGCTCCACCAGACCCGGCGATCTTGCCTGACGATGTCCTAGACGAGATGGTAGCTAAACTGCTGCAGTTTCTGAGTGGCAAGTATGTAGCAAAGAAGCCCATCACAAAGGCGGAAATGCTGAAGAGCATCAAAGAGCACAAGAACCACTTCCCCGTGATCTTCAAGAAAGCCTGTGAGTGCATGGAGATTGTCTTTGGCCTCGAAGTGAAGGAAGTGGACCCCATCAACCACTCCTACGTGCTTATCAAAACCCTAGACCTCACCTACGATGGGATGCTGAGTGACGACCAGGGCATGCCCAAGACCGGCCTCCTGATCCTTATCCTGGGTGTGATCTTTATGGAGGGCGACCATGCCCCTGAGGATAAGATCTGGAGGGTGCTGAGCGAGATCGGAGTGTATGCCGGGAGGAAGGATTTCATCTATGGGGAACCCAGGAAGCTCATCACCGAAGATTTAGTGCAGGAAAAGTACCTGGTATACCAGCAGGTGCCCCACAGCGATCCTCCACGGTACGAACTCCTGTGGGGTCCCAGGGCCCACGCTGAAACCAGCAAGATGAAAGTCCTGCAGTTTTTTTCCAAGGTCACTGGCACTGACCCCACTTCCTTCCCGTACTGGTATGGAGAAGCTTTGCGAGacgagagagagcgagcccgGGCCACAGTGGCCACCACCGATGGTACTACCGTCACGGCCAGTGAAGGTTCCAGTGTCCCGTCCGGCAGCTTCTCTCGCCCTGAGTGA